One window of the Klebsiella oxytoca genome contains the following:
- a CDS encoding nucleoside-specific channel-forming protein Tsx codes for MKKTLLAAGAALALSASFSVSAAENDKPQYLSDWWHQSVNVVGSYHTRFGPQIRNDTYLEYEAFAKKDWFDFYGYMDAPVFFGGNTDAKGIWNHGSPLFMEIEPRFSIDKLTGTDLSFGPFKEWYFANNYIYDMGRNKSGRQSTWYMGLGTDIDTGLPMSLSLNVYAKYQWQNYGASNENEWDGYRFKVKYFVPLTDLWGGSLSYIGFTNFDWGSDLGDDNFYDLNGKHARTSNSIASSHILALNYAHWHYSIVARYFHNGGQWADDAKLNFGDGDFNVRSTGWGGYFVVGYNF; via the coding sequence ATGAAAAAAACATTACTGGCAGCCGGCGCAGCTCTGGCGCTCTCCGCATCTTTCTCTGTCAGCGCGGCAGAAAACGACAAACCGCAATATCTGTCTGATTGGTGGCACCAGAGTGTGAACGTGGTGGGCAGCTACCACACTCGTTTTGGGCCGCAGATCCGTAACGATACCTATCTGGAATACGAAGCGTTCGCCAAAAAAGACTGGTTTGATTTCTATGGTTATATGGATGCGCCGGTATTCTTCGGCGGTAACACCGACGCGAAAGGTATCTGGAACCACGGTTCTCCGCTGTTTATGGAAATTGAGCCGCGTTTCTCTATCGACAAACTGACCGGAACCGACCTCAGCTTCGGCCCGTTCAAAGAGTGGTATTTCGCCAATAACTACATCTACGATATGGGCCGCAACAAGTCCGGCCGCCAGAGCACCTGGTATATGGGTCTGGGTACGGATATCGATACCGGCCTGCCGATGAGCCTCTCACTGAACGTTTATGCTAAATATCAGTGGCAAAACTATGGCGCCTCCAACGAGAACGAGTGGGATGGCTACCGCTTCAAAGTGAAATACTTTGTCCCACTGACCGACCTGTGGGGCGGCTCGCTGAGCTATATCGGCTTCACCAACTTTGACTGGGGTTCCGATCTGGGCGATGACAACTTCTACGATCTGAACGGCAAGCATGCTCGTACCAGCAACTCCATTGCTTCCAGCCACATCCTGGCGCTGAACTACGCGCACTGGCACTACTCCATCGTGGCGCGTTACTTCCATAACGGCGGCCAGTGGGCGGATGACGCTAAGCTGAACTTCGGCGATGGCGATTTTAACGTCCGTTCTACCGGCTGGGGTGGTTACTTCGTGGTCGGCTACAACTTCTAA
- a CDS encoding DUF3251 domain-containing protein has product MTRRYLKLAIVGSIFTLSACAQQSEIRQMNQSVSTLSKEMTQLNQQTVKITQQNLLNAKSSSGVYLLPGAKTPARLKSQIGTLRMSLLNISPDGDGTRLTLRIQGESNDPLPAFSATVASGQISGTTDSYQEVNVQNQLISAPASVLAPSDVDIPLRLNGVTPEQVGFIRIHDIQPAQMQ; this is encoded by the coding sequence ATGACAAGACGTTATTTAAAACTGGCCATTGTGGGTAGCATTTTCACCCTCAGCGCCTGCGCGCAGCAAAGCGAAATCCGCCAGATGAATCAGAGCGTGAGCACTCTGAGCAAAGAGATGACCCAGCTTAATCAGCAAACGGTAAAAATCACCCAGCAAAACCTCCTGAATGCGAAATCAAGCAGCGGCGTTTACCTGCTGCCGGGAGCGAAAACGCCGGCCCGTCTGAAAAGCCAAATTGGTACCCTGCGTATGTCGTTGCTCAATATCTCCCCGGATGGCGACGGTACCCGTTTGACGCTACGCATTCAGGGAGAATCCAACGATCCGCTGCCGGCCTTTAGCGCAACCGTGGCCTCCGGGCAGATCAGCGGCACAACCGATAGCTATCAGGAAGTAAACGTGCAGAATCAGCTCATTAGCGCACCGGCAAGCGTTCTGGCGCCGAGCGATGTCGATATTCCGCTGCGCCTGAATGGCGTTACGCCCGAGCAGGTTGGTTTTATCCGCATTCATGATATCCAGCCCGCACAGATGCAATAA
- the nrdR gene encoding transcriptional regulator NrdR, protein MHCPFCFAVDTKVIDSRLVGEGSSVRRRRQCLVCNERFTTFEVAELVMPRVVKSNDVREPFNEDKLRSGMLKALEKRPVSSDDVEMAVNHIKTHLRGTGEREVPSKMIGNLVMEQLKKLDKVAYIRFASVYRSFEDIKEFGEEIARLQD, encoded by the coding sequence ATGCATTGCCCTTTCTGTTTCGCCGTAGATACCAAAGTTATCGATTCTCGTCTGGTGGGCGAGGGCTCTTCGGTGCGCCGTCGCCGCCAGTGTCTGGTCTGTAATGAACGTTTTACGACGTTTGAAGTGGCGGAGCTGGTGATGCCGCGGGTAGTGAAAAGCAACGATGTACGTGAGCCCTTCAATGAGGACAAACTGCGCAGCGGAATGCTGAAAGCGCTGGAGAAGCGTCCTGTGAGCTCGGATGACGTCGAAATGGCGGTTAATCACATTAAAACCCACCTGCGCGGGACCGGCGAGCGTGAAGTGCCGAGCAAAATGATCGGCAATCTGGTGATGGAGCAGCTGAAAAAGCTCGATAAAGTGGCCTATATCCGCTTTGCTTCCGTCTATCGCAGCTTCGAAGATATCAAAGAGTTCGGCGAAGAGATCGCCCGCTTACAGGACTGA
- the ribD gene encoding bifunctional diaminohydroxyphosphoribosylaminopyrimidine deaminase/5-amino-6-(5-phosphoribosylamino)uracil reductase RibD: protein MQDEMYMARALKLAARGRFTTHPNPNVGCVIVKDGEIVGEGFHYRAGEPHAEVHALRMAGKKAKGATAYVTLEPCSHHGRTPPCCEALIDAGVSRVVAAMQDPNPQVAGRGLYRLQQEGVEVSYGLMMNEAEALNKGFLKRMRTGFPYIQLKMGASLDGRTAMASGESQWITSAQARRDVQRLRAQSHAILTSSATVLADDPALTVRWDELNAETQALYSQENLRQPLRVVIDSQNRVTPQHRIVQQAGETLFARTREDERQWPESVRSLLVPEHKGHLDLVLLMMQLGKQQINSIWVEAGPTLAGALLQAGLVDELIVYIAPKLLGSDARGLCALPGLEKLEQAPHFKFNEIRHVGPDLCLHLVNA from the coding sequence ATGCAGGACGAAATGTACATGGCGCGAGCGCTTAAGCTGGCGGCGCGCGGACGCTTTACGACTCATCCCAACCCGAATGTCGGCTGCGTGATTGTCAAAGACGGCGAGATCGTCGGCGAAGGTTTTCACTATCGCGCTGGCGAACCGCACGCGGAAGTGCACGCGCTGCGCATGGCTGGCAAAAAAGCCAAAGGTGCGACGGCATACGTGACGCTGGAGCCCTGTAGCCATCACGGGCGTACGCCGCCGTGCTGCGAAGCGCTGATTGACGCGGGCGTATCCCGCGTCGTTGCCGCAATGCAGGATCCAAACCCGCAGGTTGCCGGGCGAGGTTTATACCGTTTACAGCAGGAAGGCGTCGAGGTCAGCTACGGACTGATGATGAACGAAGCCGAAGCGCTGAATAAAGGCTTTCTGAAGCGGATGCGTACCGGTTTCCCCTATATTCAGCTTAAAATGGGCGCATCGCTGGATGGCCGTACGGCGATGGCTAGCGGCGAGAGCCAGTGGATAACTTCAGCGCAGGCGCGACGCGACGTGCAGCGTCTGCGGGCGCAAAGCCACGCTATTCTTACCAGCAGCGCGACGGTGCTGGCGGACGATCCGGCGCTTACCGTGCGCTGGGACGAGCTAAACGCTGAAACCCAGGCGCTGTATTCGCAGGAAAACCTGCGACAGCCTTTACGTGTCGTCATCGATAGTCAAAATCGCGTCACGCCGCAGCATCGTATCGTGCAGCAGGCGGGGGAAACGCTGTTTGCCCGCACCCGTGAAGATGAACGTCAGTGGCCGGAGAGCGTACGCTCTCTGCTGGTGCCGGAGCATAAAGGACATCTGGATCTGGTTTTACTGATGATGCAGCTGGGTAAACAGCAAATTAATAGTATCTGGGTAGAAGCTGGGCCAACCCTGGCTGGCGCGCTACTGCAGGCCGGGTTAGTGGACGAGCTTATCGTCTATATTGCGCCTAAACTGTTAGGCAGCGATGCGCGTGGATTATGTGCGCTGCCCGGGCTTGAGAAACTTGAGCAAGCACCCCATTTCAAATTCAATGAGATACGTCATGTAGGCCCGGATCTGTGCCTGCATTTAGTGAATGCTTGA
- the ribE gene encoding 6,7-dimethyl-8-ribityllumazine synthase — MNIIEANVATPDARVAITIARFNNFINDSLLEGAVDALKRIGQVKDENITVVWVPGAYELPLAADALAKTGKYDAVIALGTVIRGGTAHFEYVAGGASNGLAHVAQDSGIPVAFGVLTTESIEQAIERAGTKAGNKGAEAALTALEMINVLKAIKA; from the coding sequence ATGAACATTATTGAAGCTAACGTTGCTACCCCGGACGCTCGCGTCGCCATCACCATTGCGCGTTTCAACAATTTTATCAATGACAGCCTGCTGGAAGGTGCGGTTGACGCCCTGAAGCGTATTGGTCAGGTAAAAGATGAAAACATTACCGTTGTTTGGGTTCCAGGCGCGTATGAACTGCCGCTGGCGGCTGATGCACTGGCGAAAACCGGTAAATATGATGCGGTGATTGCGCTGGGTACCGTTATCCGTGGCGGCACTGCGCACTTTGAATATGTGGCTGGCGGTGCAAGCAATGGCCTGGCGCACGTCGCTCAGGACAGCGGAATCCCGGTAGCCTTCGGTGTTCTGACCACAGAAAGTATTGAACAAGCCATCGAACGTGCCGGCACTAAAGCCGGAAACAAAGGCGCTGAAGCAGCGCTGACCGCGCTGGAAATGATTAACGTATTGAAAGCCATCAAGGCCTGA
- the nusB gene encoding transcription antitermination factor NusB → MKPAARRRARECAVQALYSWQLSQNDIADVEYQFLAEQDVKDVDVLYFRELLSGVATNSAYLDGLMKPYLSRQLDELGQVEKAVLRIALFELSKRSDVPYKVAINEAIELAKTFGAEDSHKFVNGVLDKAAPVIRPNKK, encoded by the coding sequence GTGAAACCTGCTGCTCGTCGCCGCGCCCGTGAGTGTGCTGTCCAGGCGCTTTACTCCTGGCAGTTGTCCCAGAACGACATCGCTGATGTTGAATACCAGTTCCTGGCGGAACAGGATGTGAAAGATGTAGACGTTCTGTATTTCCGTGAACTGCTGTCCGGAGTGGCGACTAACAGCGCGTATCTTGACGGCCTGATGAAGCCCTATCTTTCTCGTCAGCTCGACGAGCTGGGTCAGGTGGAAAAAGCGGTGCTGCGTATCGCGCTGTTTGAGCTGTCAAAGCGTAGCGATGTTCCGTACAAAGTGGCGATTAACGAAGCCATTGAACTGGCTAAAACCTTTGGCGCTGAAGATAGCCACAAGTTTGTCAACGGCGTGCTGGACAAAGCTGCCCCGGTAATTCGTCCCAACAAAAAGTAA
- the thiL gene encoding thiamine-phosphate kinase gives MACGEFSLIARYFDRVKSARLDVETGIGDDCALLNIPEKKTLAISTDTLVAGNHFLPDIDPADLAYKALAVNLSDLAAMGAEPAWLTLALTLPEADEAWLEAFSDSLFVQLNYYDMQLIGGDTTRGPLSMTLGIHGFVPTGRGLKRSGAKPGDWIYVTGTPGDSAAGLAILQDRLQVADATDADYFLARHLRPLPRVLQGQALRDLANSAIDLSDGLISDLGHILKASGCGARVDLDAMPFSDAMLRQVETEQALRWALSGGEDYELCFTVPELNRGALDVALANLGARFTCIGQIVPQSEGLQFTREGKPVTFDFKGYDHFGA, from the coding sequence ATGGCATGCGGCGAATTTTCCCTGATTGCCCGTTATTTTGATCGCGTAAAAAGCGCTCGTCTTGATGTTGAAACCGGCATTGGCGACGACTGCGCGCTTCTGAACATCCCCGAGAAAAAAACGCTGGCAATCAGCACCGACACTCTGGTGGCGGGAAACCATTTTTTACCCGACATCGACCCTGCCGACCTCGCTTATAAAGCGCTGGCGGTGAATCTGAGCGACCTGGCGGCAATGGGCGCTGAGCCTGCGTGGTTAACCCTGGCCCTGACCCTGCCCGAGGCGGACGAAGCCTGGCTCGAAGCCTTTAGCGACAGCCTGTTCGTCCAGCTCAACTATTACGATATGCAGCTCATTGGCGGCGATACCACGCGCGGACCGCTGTCGATGACGCTGGGTATTCACGGCTTTGTACCGACTGGACGCGGTTTGAAGCGTTCTGGAGCGAAGCCGGGCGACTGGATTTACGTTACCGGCACCCCCGGCGACAGCGCTGCCGGCCTGGCGATTTTGCAGGATCGGCTGCAGGTGGCAGATGCCACCGATGCGGATTATTTCCTGGCGCGCCATTTGCGTCCGTTGCCGCGGGTTCTGCAGGGGCAGGCGCTGCGCGATCTGGCGAATTCCGCCATCGATCTTTCCGACGGTCTGATTTCCGACCTTGGACATATCCTCAAAGCCAGCGGCTGCGGCGCGCGCGTCGATCTTGATGCAATGCCTTTCTCCGATGCGATGCTTCGCCAGGTTGAGACGGAACAGGCGCTGCGCTGGGCGCTCTCCGGCGGCGAAGATTATGAGCTGTGCTTTACCGTGCCTGAGCTCAATCGCGGGGCGCTGGACGTGGCGCTTGCTAATCTTGGCGCGCGTTTTACCTGTATTGGCCAGATTGTTCCGCAATCGGAAGGCCTGCAGTTCACCCGTGAAGGTAAGCCTGTGACATTCGATTTTAAGGGATACGATCATTTTGGCGCGTAG
- the pgpA gene encoding phosphatidylglycerophosphatase A — protein MARSRDVAKSRLKMSNPWHLLATGFGSGLSPVVPGTMGSLASIPFWYLLTLLPWQLYSLVVMMSICIGVYICHRTAKDMGTHDHGSIVWDEFVGMWITLMALPTMDWQWVAAGFVIFRIFDMWKPWPIRWFDRNIHGGMGIMVDDIVAGVISAGVLYVIGHHWPIGFF, from the coding sequence TTGGCGCGTAGTAGAGATGTGGCGAAAAGTCGCCTGAAGATGAGTAACCCCTGGCATCTGCTGGCGACGGGATTCGGCAGCGGCCTTAGCCCCGTCGTCCCCGGTACGATGGGGTCGCTGGCGTCGATCCCTTTCTGGTATCTGTTGACCTTACTCCCCTGGCAGCTCTATTCGCTGGTAGTGATGATGAGTATCTGCATCGGGGTGTATATTTGCCACCGTACGGCGAAAGATATGGGTACCCACGATCACGGCAGTATCGTCTGGGACGAGTTCGTCGGCATGTGGATAACCCTGATGGCTTTGCCGACGATGGACTGGCAGTGGGTTGCCGCCGGATTCGTGATTTTTCGCATTTTTGATATGTGGAAGCCGTGGCCTATCCGCTGGTTCGACCGTAATATTCATGGCGGGATGGGGATCATGGTGGATGATATCGTTGCCGGGGTGATTTCCGCCGGGGTGCTGTACGTTATTGGCCACCACTGGCCGATTGGGTTTTTCTAA
- a CDS encoding aldo/keto reductase, with amino-acid sequence MHYIPLGDTDLRVSRLCLGCMTFGEPDRGNHAWTLPEESSRPLIKYALEGGINFFDTSNNYSDGSSEEILGRALREYARRDSVIVATKVYHQVGDLPQGLSRAQILRSIDDSLRRLGMEYVDLLQIHRWDYTTPIEETLEALNDVVKAGKARYIGASSMHARQFAQALALQEHNNWARFVTMQDHYNLIYREEENEMLPLCSREGVAVMPWSPLARGRLTRPWGETTARLVSDEFGKSLYNAMDANDELIATNLAEVAEELDANRAQVALAWLLSKPGVVAPIIGASRQEQLDELLHAVDLTLTPQQIEKLEKPYKPHPIVGFK; translated from the coding sequence ATGCACTACATCCCTCTTGGCGATACCGATCTGCGCGTTTCCCGACTTTGCCTCGGCTGCATGACATTCGGCGAACCGGACCGCGGTAACCATGCCTGGACTTTACCGGAAGAGAGCAGCCGCCCGCTGATTAAATACGCCCTCGAAGGCGGCATTAATTTTTTCGACACCTCTAATAACTATTCAGACGGCAGCAGCGAAGAGATCCTCGGTCGCGCGCTGCGCGAATATGCCCGACGCGATTCGGTGATTGTCGCGACCAAGGTTTATCATCAGGTGGGCGATCTGCCGCAGGGACTGTCGCGGGCGCAGATCCTGCGTTCGATTGACGACAGCCTGCGCCGTCTCGGCATGGAGTATGTCGACCTGCTGCAGATCCATCGCTGGGATTACACCACGCCCATTGAAGAAACCCTCGAGGCGCTAAACGACGTGGTCAAGGCGGGAAAAGCCCGCTATATCGGCGCATCGTCGATGCATGCGCGCCAGTTCGCCCAGGCGCTGGCGTTACAGGAACACAATAACTGGGCCCGTTTTGTCACCATGCAGGATCACTACAATCTGATTTACCGTGAAGAAGAGAACGAGATGCTGCCCCTGTGCAGCCGCGAAGGCGTCGCGGTGATGCCGTGGAGCCCGCTGGCGCGCGGTCGCCTGACGCGCCCGTGGGGGGAAACCACCGCCCGTCTGGTATCAGACGAATTCGGTAAATCGCTCTACAATGCCATGGATGCAAATGATGAACTGATTGCGACAAACCTGGCCGAAGTGGCGGAAGAGCTTGATGCCAACCGCGCTCAGGTTGCGCTGGCCTGGCTGCTGAGCAAACCCGGCGTAGTCGCGCCGATAATCGGCGCTTCACGACAGGAGCAGCTGGATGAACTGCTGCATGCGGTCGATTTAACGCTTACGCCACAGCAGATTGAAAAGCTGGAGAAGCCATATAAACCTCACCCGATTGTGGGGTTTAAGTAA
- the dxs gene encoding 1-deoxy-D-xylulose-5-phosphate synthase, with product MSFDIAKYPTLALVDSTQELRLLPKDSLPKLCDELRRYLLDSVSRSSGHFASGLGTVELTVALHYVYNTPFDRLIWDVGHQAYPHKILTGRRDKIGTIRQKGGLHPFPWRGESEYDVLSVGHSSTSISAGIGIAIAAAKEDKQRRAVCVIGDGAITAGMAFEAMNHAGDIKPDLLVVLNDNEMSISENVGALNNHLAQLLSGKLYSTLREGGKKVFSGVPPIKELLKRTEEHIKGMVVPGTLFEELGFNYIGPVDGHDVIGLVNTLKNMRDLKGPQFLHIMTKKGRGYEPAEKDPITFHAVPKFDHTSGVLPKSSGGLPTYSKIFGDWLCETAAKDDKLMAITPAMREGSGMVEFSKKYPDQYFDVAIAEQHAVTFAAGLAIGGYKPVVAIYSTFLQRAYDQVIHDVAIQKLPVLFAIDRAGIVGADGQTHQGAFDISFLRCIPDMVIMTPSDENECRQMLYTGYHYGDGPSAVRYPRGSGTGAVYEPLSSLPIGKGVVKREGEKIAILNFGTLLPQAAKVAEKLNATLVDMRFAKPLDEALVLQLAAEHEVLVTLEENAIMGGAGSGVNELLMSRRRAVPVLNLGLPDFFIPQGTQEEVLADLGLDAAGIEAKINAWLA from the coding sequence ATGAGTTTTGATATTGCCAAATACCCGACCCTGGCGCTGGTGGACTCCACCCAGGAGTTGCGTTTGTTGCCGAAAGATAGCCTGCCGAAACTGTGCGACGAACTGCGGCGTTACCTGCTGGACAGCGTCAGCCGTTCCAGCGGGCATTTTGCCTCTGGCCTCGGCACGGTAGAACTGACCGTGGCGCTACACTACGTCTATAACACGCCGTTCGATAGACTAATCTGGGACGTCGGCCACCAGGCTTATCCGCATAAAATTCTGACCGGACGCCGCGACAAGATCGGCACCATCCGCCAGAAAGGCGGACTGCATCCCTTCCCGTGGCGCGGGGAAAGCGAGTATGACGTCCTGAGCGTCGGCCACTCGTCTACTTCTATCTCCGCCGGGATCGGTATCGCCATCGCCGCGGCGAAAGAAGACAAGCAGCGCCGCGCGGTCTGCGTGATTGGCGACGGAGCAATCACCGCCGGGATGGCGTTTGAAGCGATGAACCACGCTGGCGATATCAAACCTGACCTGCTGGTGGTGCTCAACGACAACGAAATGTCGATTTCCGAAAACGTCGGCGCTCTCAACAACCATCTGGCGCAGCTGCTTTCCGGCAAGCTCTACTCCACGCTGCGCGAAGGCGGCAAAAAGGTGTTCTCCGGGGTACCGCCGATTAAAGAGCTGCTCAAACGCACCGAGGAACACATCAAAGGGATGGTGGTTCCGGGGACGCTGTTTGAAGAGCTGGGCTTTAATTACATAGGGCCGGTGGACGGGCACGATGTAATCGGTCTGGTTAATACGCTGAAGAATATGCGCGACCTGAAAGGGCCGCAGTTTCTGCACATTATGACCAAAAAGGGCCGCGGCTATGAGCCGGCGGAAAAAGACCCGATTACCTTCCACGCGGTGCCTAAATTCGACCACACCAGCGGCGTCCTGCCGAAAAGCAGCGGCGGCCTGCCCACTTATTCTAAAATCTTCGGCGACTGGCTGTGCGAAACTGCGGCTAAAGATGACAAGCTGATGGCCATCACTCCGGCAATGCGCGAAGGTTCGGGGATGGTCGAGTTCTCAAAAAAATACCCTGACCAGTATTTTGACGTCGCCATCGCCGAGCAGCATGCGGTAACCTTCGCCGCCGGGCTGGCGATTGGCGGCTATAAGCCGGTGGTGGCGATTTATTCCACTTTCCTGCAGCGCGCCTACGACCAGGTGATTCACGATGTCGCCATCCAGAAGCTGCCGGTGCTGTTTGCTATCGACCGCGCGGGAATTGTCGGCGCCGATGGACAAACTCACCAGGGCGCGTTTGATATCTCGTTCCTGCGCTGCATCCCGGATATGGTCATCATGACGCCAAGCGACGAAAACGAATGCCGCCAGATGCTGTATACCGGCTATCACTATGGCGACGGCCCAAGCGCGGTGCGCTATCCGCGCGGCAGCGGAACCGGTGCCGTATATGAACCGTTGTCCTCGCTGCCTATCGGCAAAGGCGTGGTGAAGCGCGAAGGCGAGAAAATCGCAATCCTCAACTTTGGCACTCTGCTGCCGCAGGCTGCCAAAGTGGCGGAAAAGCTTAACGCCACTCTGGTGGATATGCGCTTTGCCAAACCGCTGGATGAGGCGCTGGTGCTACAGCTGGCTGCTGAACATGAGGTGCTGGTCACTCTGGAAGAAAACGCCATTATGGGCGGCGCTGGCAGCGGCGTGAATGAGCTGCTGATGTCGCGCCGTCGTGCGGTTCCGGTGCTGAATCTTGGTCTGCCTGATTTCTTTATCCCCCAGGGAACCCAGGAAGAAGTTCTTGCCGATCTCGGCCTCGACGCCGCCGGAATAGAAGCCAAAATCAACGCCTGGCTAGCATAA
- the ispA gene encoding (2E,6E)-farnesyl diphosphate synthase, with product MDFPQQLQSCVEQANEALRRFIEPQPFQNTPLVEAMQYGALLGGKRLRPFLVYATGDMFGVSRATLDAPAAAVECIHAYSLMHDDLPAMDDDDLRRGLPTCHIKFGEANAILAGDALQTLAFSILSDAPMAEVPDRDRLAMISELAQASGIAGMCGGQALDLEAEGHQVDLQALERIHRHKTGALIRAAVRMGALSAGEAGRSALPVLDRYAENIGLAFQVQDDILDVVGDTATLGKRQGADQQLGKSTYPALLGLEQARKKAHDLITDARQSLRELAAQSLDTTALEALANYIIQRDK from the coding sequence ATGGACTTCCCGCAACAGCTACAATCGTGCGTTGAGCAGGCTAACGAAGCACTGCGCCGTTTTATCGAGCCGCAGCCCTTTCAGAACACTCCGCTGGTCGAAGCCATGCAGTATGGCGCATTATTAGGCGGTAAACGCCTGCGCCCTTTCCTGGTTTACGCGACGGGCGATATGTTCGGCGTCAGCCGGGCAACGCTGGACGCCCCTGCCGCCGCCGTCGAATGCATTCATGCTTATTCCCTGATGCACGACGATCTCCCGGCGATGGACGATGATGATTTACGCCGCGGACTGCCGACCTGCCATATTAAATTTGGCGAAGCAAACGCAATTCTTGCCGGAGATGCCCTACAAACGCTGGCGTTTTCTATACTCAGCGATGCGCCAATGGCAGAAGTACCGGATCGCGATCGTCTGGCGATGATTTCTGAGCTGGCGCAGGCCAGCGGTATCGCCGGTATGTGCGGCGGCCAGGCGCTGGATTTGGAGGCGGAAGGTCATCAGGTCGATCTGCAGGCGCTGGAGCGCATTCATCGCCATAAGACCGGAGCGCTGATTCGCGCAGCGGTACGCATGGGGGCGCTGAGCGCGGGTGAAGCCGGGCGCAGCGCGCTGCCGGTCCTCGATCGATACGCAGAAAATATCGGTCTTGCCTTCCAGGTGCAGGATGACATTCTCGACGTGGTAGGGGATACTGCCACACTTGGCAAACGTCAGGGAGCCGACCAGCAGTTGGGCAAAAGTACCTACCCCGCCCTTCTGGGACTTGAGCAAGCCCGGAAAAAGGCTCATGACCTGATTACCGATGCCCGCCAGTCGTTACGTGAGCTGGCCGCGCAATCTCTGGATACTACAGCACTGGAAGCGCTCGCGAATTATATAATTCAGCGTGATAAATAA
- the xseB gene encoding exodeoxyribonuclease VII small subunit, which produces MPKKNEAPASFETALGELEQIVNRLESGSLPLEEALGEFERGIQLARQGQAKLQQAEQRVQILLADSEDAPLTPFTPDAE; this is translated from the coding sequence ATGCCAAAGAAAAATGAGGCCCCGGCCAGTTTTGAAACCGCCCTGGGCGAGCTGGAGCAGATTGTTAATCGTCTGGAAAGCGGCTCGCTGCCGTTAGAAGAAGCGCTCGGCGAATTTGAGCGCGGAATACAGCTGGCGCGCCAGGGGCAGGCAAAGCTGCAGCAGGCCGAACAGCGCGTCCAAATTCTGCTGGCGGATAGCGAAGACGCGCCGCTTACGCCTTTTACGCCGGACGCTGAATAA